A genomic stretch from Halorubrum salinarum includes:
- a CDS encoding DUF7521 family protein → MNGVITAIAVVKFVILFLGGGITYIAFKAYRRTGEDSLRVLGVGFGIITLGAILTGVANQFFSVGLALGVLINSLFVALGLAVIMYSLYIQK, encoded by the coding sequence ATGAACGGCGTCATCACGGCGATTGCAGTCGTCAAGTTCGTAATCCTGTTTCTCGGTGGCGGGATCACCTACATTGCATTTAAGGCCTATCGACGCACGGGTGAGGATTCACTACGTGTCCTTGGTGTCGGGTTCGGTATTATCACACTCGGGGCAATCCTGACTGGCGTGGCCAACCAGTTCTTTTCTGTCGGATTGGCCCTCGGCGTGCTCATCAACAGCCTGTTCGTTGCCCTTGGTCTCGCGGTTATCATGTACTCGCTGTATATCCAGAAATGA
- a CDS encoding metal-dependent transcriptional regulator, translated as MDSSPVVEDTLKTIYHLQQEAGPPVSTSDIADRLDKAQATVTSTLDRLEAQGLIAREPYHGSELTDDGKTVAVEVLRHHRLLETYLADHLDYPWEQVHEEADRLEHHISEEFERRLAETLENPRRDPHGDPIPSEDLEPPNQDPMTPLSACEVGDRVVITRVSDRNENDLAYLADVGITPGTAVRIVDIAPFGMLTLAVDDTEQAIPEGVATSIRVTPVNDADDSGSVEHRGDA; from the coding sequence ATGGATTCGAGTCCAGTAGTTGAGGACACCCTCAAAACGATCTACCACCTCCAGCAGGAAGCGGGTCCACCGGTGTCAACATCTGATATTGCCGATCGGCTCGATAAGGCACAGGCGACGGTTACGAGTACGCTTGACCGACTTGAAGCGCAGGGACTGATCGCACGCGAACCGTACCATGGAAGCGAACTCACCGACGACGGCAAAACCGTTGCGGTCGAAGTACTCCGGCATCACCGGCTCCTCGAAACCTATCTGGCCGACCACCTCGATTACCCTTGGGAACAGGTCCACGAGGAAGCCGACAGACTCGAACACCACATCAGCGAGGAGTTCGAACGGCGGCTCGCCGAGACACTCGAAAACCCCCGGCGAGACCCCCACGGCGATCCGATTCCAAGCGAAGACCTAGAGCCGCCGAATCAGGACCCGATGACACCCCTGTCAGCCTGTGAGGTCGGCGATCGAGTGGTCATCACTCGCGTTAGCGATCGCAACGAGAACGACCTCGCATACTTGGCCGACGTCGGGATCACGCCGGGCACAGCTGTCCGTATTGTTGACATCGCCCCGTTCGGAATGCTTACTCTCGCTGTCGACGATACTGAGCAAGCCATTCCCGAAGGGGTTGCGACGTCGATCCGAGTGACCCCCGTGAACGACGCCGACGACTCGGGTAGCGTTGAGCACCGGGGTGACGCATGA
- a CDS encoding arylsulfotransferase family protein translates to MNRVLIAIFNVTQTENGTVLAGFMDSGYASCGSDESPCTRTGFRVIDPGKDLQVLSGYSFPVRTNKNSVVHDVERLESGEYLVTDMEYKRIFTVKNGEVTWQWNASSFYDAPQDPTTTDWLHINDVGVTSTGHYLVSVRNANQLLVIKRGEGVVDVNNKDTTDSNETNCHISCQLADYDSDGDIRCGDPDVLNHQHNPQWLGDDAVLVADSEHDWVVELHRTENGSVEPAWTLDRAGGITFNWPQDADHLPNGNTLITDTLNRRFVEVNESGKVVWSVQTERIPYEAGRLPVGESGEGPGTRVMEVALEVSIKTCRLSHCCS, encoded by the coding sequence GTGAATCGAGTGCTGATAGCTATTTTTAACGTCACCCAAACAGAGAACGGAACAGTGTTAGCCGGGTTCATGGACAGCGGGTACGCTTCGTGCGGATCAGACGAGTCTCCCTGTACCCGAACGGGATTCCGAGTCATTGACCCCGGGAAAGACCTGCAGGTGCTTTCGGGGTATAGCTTCCCGGTGCGAACGAACAAGAACAGCGTAGTCCACGATGTCGAACGACTCGAATCGGGTGAATATTTGGTCACCGATATGGAGTACAAGCGTATCTTTACTGTCAAGAACGGCGAAGTCACGTGGCAGTGGAATGCGAGTTCGTTCTACGACGCCCCACAAGATCCGACAACGACCGACTGGCTACACATCAACGACGTGGGCGTCACCAGCACCGGACACTATCTCGTCTCAGTGCGGAACGCCAACCAGCTTCTCGTCATCAAGCGCGGAGAGGGTGTCGTCGACGTCAACAACAAAGACACGACCGATTCAAACGAGACCAACTGTCATATATCATGCCAGTTAGCCGACTATGACAGTGATGGCGATATTCGATGTGGCGACCCTGACGTGCTCAACCACCAGCACAATCCTCAGTGGCTCGGGGATGATGCCGTCCTCGTCGCTGATAGCGAGCACGACTGGGTCGTCGAACTCCACCGGACTGAGAATGGGAGTGTGGAACCAGCGTGGACACTCGACCGTGCTGGTGGTATCACGTTTAATTGGCCTCAAGATGCTGATCATCTCCCGAACGGGAATACATTGATCACAGACACGTTGAATCGCCGGTTTGTCGAAGTAAACGAATCAGGAAAGGTGGTCTGGAGCGTCCAAACTGAGCGTATTCCATATGAAGCAGGTCGCCTCCCAGTTGGTGAATCTGGCGAGGGGCCCGGTACACGAGTGATGGAGGTGGCGTTGGAAGTGTCAATAAAGACGTGCCGGCTCTCTCACTGCTGCTCGTAG
- a CDS encoding transcription initiation factor IIB, whose translation MRQEHNIEQPLDNLNQASEYIENSVCPECSGQITHNDTGGESTCEDCGLIFKENRIDHGPEWRAFTSEERDEKSRVGSPTTRLMHDKGLSTTIGWRDEDANGKSVPDGQRALLQRLRMWDERFRAKNSHERNLKQAFGEINRMASALGLPKSIRETAGILYRRAVEKDLLPGRSIEGMSTASLYAATRQHGMPRPLEEFSDVSRVKKIRVQRAYRYLSRELELKIEPELPTQFLPQFASSLGVSDEAEQRSREILEVATENGVHSGKNPAGLAAAALYAATHLTNEQLTQETVSEVAHISQVTIQNRYKELLEVYEKDI comes from the coding sequence ATGCGCCAAGAACATAACATCGAACAGCCGTTAGATAATCTCAATCAGGCCTCAGAGTACATTGAAAACAGCGTGTGCCCCGAGTGTTCAGGTCAAATCACTCATAACGATACCGGAGGTGAATCAACTTGTGAAGATTGTGGGTTGATTTTCAAGGAAAACCGGATCGATCATGGTCCAGAGTGGCGTGCGTTCACGTCAGAGGAGCGCGATGAGAAGAGTCGTGTTGGTTCCCCAACAACACGGCTGATGCATGATAAGGGTTTAAGTACAACTATCGGCTGGCGAGATGAGGACGCTAACGGAAAATCAGTTCCTGATGGTCAACGCGCTCTGTTACAGCGTCTTCGGATGTGGGATGAACGGTTTCGAGCAAAAAATTCTCATGAACGAAATCTTAAACAAGCATTCGGTGAAATAAACCGGATGGCGTCTGCACTCGGCCTTCCGAAATCAATCCGAGAAACAGCGGGTATCCTATACAGACGTGCTGTAGAGAAGGACTTACTACCCGGCCGATCGATTGAAGGGATGTCAACAGCTTCGCTGTACGCGGCTACACGACAGCATGGAATGCCACGGCCATTAGAAGAATTCTCTGATGTGAGTCGTGTTAAAAAAATCCGAGTCCAGCGAGCGTATCGATATCTATCCCGTGAACTTGAGTTAAAAATTGAACCGGAGCTTCCGACTCAATTTCTTCCACAATTCGCTTCATCACTTGGCGTGAGCGATGAAGCGGAACAGCGTTCTCGAGAAATTCTTGAGGTTGCGACAGAAAATGGGGTACACAGTGGGAAGAACCCGGCAGGATTAGCGGCTGCTGCGTTATATGCTGCGACCCATCTTACGAACGAACAGCTCACACAAGAGACTGTGAGCGAAGTCGCCCACATAAGCCAAGTTACAATACAAAATCGATATAAGGAGCTTCTCGAAGTGTACGAAAAGGATATATAA
- a CDS encoding winged helix-turn-helix domain-containing protein has translation MGNNSAASEDAPALQEVLDALDDPDCRSILRQTVEPMTANELNDVCDIPKSTLYRKLELLSSASLVREWDTINSGGGRVTHYKRSFDNVMISVDDTGEFSVSIERPPQSTDERLVDIWSMMGDEV, from the coding sequence ATGGGAAATAATTCAGCGGCATCCGAGGACGCACCGGCGTTACAGGAAGTCCTTGATGCGCTGGATGATCCCGACTGTCGTTCCATCCTCCGCCAAACCGTTGAACCCATGACCGCGAACGAATTGAATGATGTCTGTGACATCCCAAAGTCGACGTTGTATCGTAAATTAGAATTACTCAGTTCCGCTTCCCTTGTCCGAGAGTGGGATACGATCAATTCCGGGGGTGGACGTGTTACCCATTACAAAAGATCATTCGATAACGTGATGATATCTGTGGACGATACAGGCGAGTTTTCGGTGAGTATTGAGCGGCCCCCACAGTCCACCGATGAACGGCTTGTAGATATCTGGTCGATGATGGGAGACGAAGTATGA